The genomic interval ctctccctctttccctcacttcctctttgtcctgagacgttttcctcctctctctctctctccctctctccctcacttcctctttgtcctgagacgttttcctcctctctctctctctctcacttcctctttgtcctgagacgttttcctcctctctctctctctctctctctctctctctctctctctctctctctctctccctctctccctcacttcctctttgtcctgagacgttttcctcctctccctctctctctctctctctctccctctctccctcacttcctctttgtcctgagacgttttcctcctctctctctctctctctctccctctttccctcacttcctctttgtcctgagacgttttcctcctctctctctctctctctctctctctctctctctctctctctctccctctctccctcacttcctctttgtcctgagacgttttcctcctctccctctctctctctctctctctccctctctccctcacttcctctttgtcctgagacgttttcctcctctctctctctctctctccctctttccctcacttcctctttgtcctgagacgttttcctcctctctctctctccctcacttcctctttgtcctgagacgttttcctcctctccctctctctctctctccctctctccctcacttcctctttgtcctgagacgttttcctcctctctctctctctctctctctccctctttccctcactTCCTATTTGTCCTGAgacgttttcctcctctctctttctctccctctttccctcacttcctctttgtcctgagatgttttcctcctctctctctctctccctctctccctcacttcctctttgtcctgagacgttttcctcctctctctctctctctctcacttcctctttgtcctgagtcgttttcctcctctctctctctctctctctctctctctctccctctctccctcacttcctctttgtcctgagacgttttcctcctctctctctctctctctccctctctccctcacttcctctttgtcctgagacgttttcctcctctctctctctctccctcacttcctctttgtcctgagtcgtttcctccccccccccccccctctccattaGGACAACAGAGGGTTATTTCCTCTCAGATCTCGTCCTCACTTTGTCTTCTGTTATCGCTCTGTTTCCAGATAGTGATGCTTTATTTCCCTGAGCggttttttcctccttctcctctctctcctctgatttatttctattttcGAATATTACAAAACACCTTTGCAGCCTCTTCCTGTCTGAGTGTTGTAATctgaacaggaacaggaagaggTCATTTAGGGACTTTTATTTGTTAAGACATTATGAATGAGTGGGAACAGAATCCCTTTACTTCCTCTAGAGGGAGCTGTGTGGCGACAAAGTCAGTGTGACATATTGTCGggatcatagactgtaaataaagatgacgTCACAGCTCCCAgtctcgccccctggtggctggctgtagtataagtcataaaccccacctcctccatgtaagcagaTGGGACATTGTGGTCCTTGTTGACCGTCGTGTCGTTCTCTCCTCAgactctctgtgtctccagagGTTCGATCCCGGCCTCGGCCTCATCGCTCCCATCAACCCCCTGATGGCGGGCATCAGCCTGGTCCCGCCCCCCCCCGTACCCCCGGACACGCCGGTTATCAAAGAGATTATTCACTGCAAGAGCTGCACGCTGTTCCCTCAGAACGCCAGTAAGACACCAcacacatgatgatgatgatgatgatgatgatgatgaggatgatgaggatgaggatgatgatgatgatgaggatgatgatgatgagtatgaggatgatgatgatgatgatggtgatgaggatgatgatgatgagtatgatgatggtgatgatgatgatgatgatgatgatgagtgtgaggatgatgatgatgaggatgaggaagatgagtgtgaggatgaggatgatgatgaggatgatgatgatgaggatgatgatgatgagtatgaggatgatgatgaggatgagtgtgaggatgatgatgatgaggatgatgatgatgatgatgatgatgatgaggatgaggatgatgatgatgaggatgatgatgatgagtatgaggatgatgatgatgatgatgatgatgatgagtatgaggatgatgatgatgatgatgatgagtatgagaatgatgatgatgaggatgatgatgaagatgatgatgatgatgagtgtgaggatgatgatgatgatgagtatgaggatgatgatgatgatgaggatgatgattatgatgatgatgagtgtgaggatgatgatgatgatgatgatgaggatgatgatgatgatgatgagtatgaggatgatgatgatgatgatgaggatgatgatgatgatgatgaggatgatgatgatgatgatgatgagtatgaggatgatgatgatgatgaggatgatgattatgatgaagatgatgatgatgaagaggaggatgatgatgaggatgatgtggatgaagatgatgatgaggatgatgatgatgagtgtgaggatgatgatgatgatgaggatgatgatgatgatgagtatgatgatgatgatgatgatgatgatgagtatgaggatgatgatgagtatgaggatgatgatgatgagtatgaggatgatgatgatgatgatgatgatgtggatgatgaagatgatgatgatgatgatgatgaggatgaggatgatgatgtggatgatgatgatggtgatgatgaggatgaggatgaggatgaagatgatgatgatgatgatgatgatgatgatgctgatgaagatgctgaggatgatgatgatgtggaagatgatgatgatgatgatgatgatgatgatgatttggatgatgatgatgatgatgatgatgttgcagACTTGCCCCCTCCATCGATGCGGGAGCGCCCCCCCGGCTGCAGGACGGTGTTTGTCGGAGGTTTGCCGGAGAACTCCTCGGAGGAGATGATCAGGGAGGTGTTCGAGCCGTGTGGAGAGATCACCGCGCTCCGCAAGAGCAAGAAGAACTTCTGCCACATCCGCTTCAACGAGGAGTTCATGGTGGACAAGGCTATTTACCTTTCAGgtgatcacacacagacacacacgcacaaacacacacacacaaacacacacacacaaacacacacacacacacacacacacacacacacacacacacacacacacacacacacacacactccttcagaGATTTCATGCAGGATAtttagggacatctagtggtgaagtgatGTCTCCTGTAACCGTCCCTGGAATCTTCGTGAACATGAAACCGATCAGGACAATGTCCCCAAGACGtcccctctctgtcctccagggtATCGGATGCGTATCGGATCCAGCACCGACAAAAAGGACTCCGGGAGGATCCATGTGGACTTCGCTCAGGCCAGAGACGATCTGTATGAATGGGAGTGTAACCAGCGGCTGCTGGCCCGAGAGGACAGACACCGCTGGCAGGTCCACGAGGACCGCCTGCGCCCGCCGTCCCCTCCCCCCGTCGTGCACTACTCTGAGCACGAGGCGGCCATGTTGGCAGAGAGACTGAAaggtgagacaggagagagagaagtgtttTATGTCACGTCAGCGTGTTTCTACAAAATCATCGTCATCGCTTTCACAGTGAAATCAGCAACGTGTGGATATAATGTGTTCATTTAACAATAACAGAGATTTAACACAACTCGGcaaagaacaaacacaaacaaaaaccaacACTACAACAAAATCACACTAAACTTTAtgtgatcagacacacacatatattatcTCAACAGGCTcatccacaaacaaacaaaagaaatacaaataaaagttgaTTTCATCCAGTTGTTTTTTCCAGTTGCAAATTTATTTTTGCAACATGATCTTCCAAAATAAGGTAACGTTTAATTAACATAAGAAATGAAAATTCCACGATTTTAAATATGAACTTGATCTTTGCACATTCCTGAAACAACAAAATACATCAGCTCtcgtattattattgttatttaaaggTTAAGTTGTCATATTTGAACCCGTTTCTATGGTGtagaaaaatctgtttaaaaacCCGAGTCTACCAGCTGAGCGTGTTTTCTTTGAATAACCTTTATAAATTCATTCTTCCCCTCGAACAGCGGAGGAAATAAAcctccattcccccccccctcgctccgcGGAGCCTCATTGTGTTCGCTCTAATGTGACTgtaatctgctgctgtgtgtgaacGGGCTTATCAGAGCAACGTGTCTTCTTACAGGTTGTGTTGCAGCCGAGCTCATTAAACGCTCTCTAATTCACCGTCAGTGGCAACGTTCgattattatttaaatggaGGGGAAAGCGTGCGGCCCACAGAGACTCGTGACTGATGCCGAGCGCAGCTCTTGTTTTTGGAtgaaaagttgaaaatcaaaaaTGCCTTTTGTGTTTAGTGACACTCAGAGAGTCGAGAGCAGCGAGCGACTCACAGGAGGACGCTCATGCTGCGCCGGCGCCGCTCTGTTGGTTTTAGAGCGTCAGAGGTGCCGGGGCcgaggagggggcggggggggggggggcttcagagGTTCAGACATTTCACTGCTGCAGAGACATAAAACTCGACTCTTCAGCTGGAAGACAAAAGACAACGTGACCACATTCACCTGCGGGAAACAGAAGATAGTTAAGTTAAGTGAAGTTAAATACCCAGAATGCAACGGGCACACTCCTGGTGGTTGACCACAACATCAGGTGTGTAAATGTTGGCGTCTGTAAACCAGCTCGCAGACGGGATCTTCGTAATCACGTGAAGGAGTCGTTCGGAGAAAAGATCGCAAACAACGTTAAAATCATATAGAACTTAAAATCAGTTTAAAGTTTCACACTTTGCTCTGTTGttgtttaatgaatgaatgaacacgTGACCTTCAGGaaatcttcatcacctcctcctcctcctcttcctcttcctccttcacgtcttcctcttcttcctcttcctcctcctcttcttcttccacttccgcctcctccttctcttctcgctcgtcttcttcctcctcctcatcttcttcttactctccctcctcctcttcctcctcccctcagaCGACCATAACTTCGGCGAGGCCACGACGGTGCTGTTCACGTGGATCGACCGCGGCGAGGTCAACCGCCGAACGTCCAATCACTTCTACTCCATGGTCCAGTCGGCCAACGGCCACGTGCGGCGGCTGATGAGCGAGAAGGCTCAGCacgaggaggagatggaagtCGCCAAAGAGGTCTTCAAGAAGGCGCTGCTCTCCATCCTGACTCAGTGTAAGGATCCTTCTTGTGTTTGATCACGTCAGTCGAAGTGAAGCCGCTTCCACCATAGTAACCGTGACTGTGCAGTTGTTCAGGTAAGActcgtcacttcctgttcacgaGTTCCACAAACAGGAAGGACgcaaatattaaaatgaaatcgtTCTGAAACTAAAGTGCGCTGACGTCTGATTGGATGATTCATTCAGCTTCGGACTGATTGATCCTATTTACAGTATGTGGAGGAGAACGTGACTAAACtgcttccagtctttgtgctaagctaagctagctaacaAACATCGACTCTGGGGCAACGTCAACTCTCAACCGAGccctaaaataaaaactgactgATATCAATCAAGGTCGAAATCCAGAGCAGGAAAACTTCTTGCTCTGGATTGCTCCTGATTAACTCCTGATGTAAACACCAGGAGTTAATTCAGATGAAATGATCAGTTCCCACAGGTCATGTGATGGaggctttgggggggggggggtgagtatGAAGCTGTCAGTCACTGAACGTCCTTCAGAAAACAGGCGTCCTCTCAGCTGCTTCTGTTTGGTCAGGTTTGTGCAGACCTGCTCGTCACATGACTCGCTCACTCAAGGATCGACCTATCCTGGCCTGTTTCCTGTAAACCTGCTCTCTGGGGTTCTGCAGGAGGCGGGGTTAAACTGAAACCTATATATTATATTCTCATGATGTTCGAGTCCTCGTCTCTCTGACAGGAAAACaatattatttagttttattctttaactTAGAACAAACAATGTTTTTCTCTacgttatttatttgttatgaaCATTTGTGAATTTGAGGGAAAGTTTGTCGTGGTCTTTTTAAAGGAGCATTTCACTGAACGGTCGGATTCTGTTACTGCAGCTTTAAATCTGGTTTGTGTTCAGTTCTCCAATCACACGCCTGCATCTAGTTGGACACGCCCCCTACAGATGAAAATAAGTTAGTGGAGGGGCGGAGCTCTCTAATGTCCCAGACCTGTGTCCTTCGTGTCCTCTGAAAGAAGCGTCCCCTGAATTGAGGCCCAGCGTCCTgagctgatgatgtcactgcgGTGAAGTTTGAGTGAACTGCTCCTTTAACGAGCTGCTCGTGGTGTTTGTGGGCGGAGTCAGTCCAAGCTGAACGCTGCATAAACGGCTTGTTTTGTCTtgacctcctccctcctccctcctgcctccctcctccctcctccctcctcctttcctccctcctccctcctccctcctgcctccctcctcctttcctccctcctccctcctccctcctgcctcctgcctcctgcctccctcctccctcctccctcctcctttcctccctcctcctctcctccctcctccctcctccgtcttccctcctccctcctccctcatcctctcctcctctcctccctcctccctcctgcctcctgcctccctcctccctcctccctcctcctttcctccctcctcctctcctccctcctccctcctccgtcttccctcctccctcctcactcatcctctcctcctctcctccctcatccctcctcctttcctccctcctccctcctccctcctcctctcctccctcctccctcctccgtcttccctcctccctcctccctcatcctctcctcctctcctccctcctctcctcctctcctcctccctcctctcctccctccctcctctcctcctctctccatccattcatccgttcatcctccctccctccctcctccctccttcctccttcctcctccctcctccctccttcctcctccctcccccctccttcctcctccctcctccctccctccctcctccctcctccctccttcctcctcccgcctccctcctcctctcctccctcctccctccctccctccttcctccttcctcctccctcctccctcctccctccttcctcctccctccccctccttcctcctccctcctccctccctccctcctccctcctcctctcctccctcctccctcctccctccttcctcctccctcctccctcctccctcctccctgttcACCCCAAAGTCGAGAAGATCTCAGCTGTTTTCACCGCCACCACGAGGCAAAAGGCGTGGGACCATTTCTCTAAAGCTCAGCGCAGGAACATGGACATTTGGAGAAAGCAGTGTGAGGTCGGTACCTTTTATctgttctgcccccccccccccctccgccttCTTCTCTGCTGTCCTCAGAAGACAGACAGGCCTGTGGCATCTgtcctgttcttcttcttctgttttttcttcttcttctgacagTGGCCTCTGTtgccactccccccccccccaccccccccagtgtgacaacacactgacacactgacactctgtggataacacaatgtgtgatatCAGAAATCActgaaccctctcttcctcctcgtcctttcATTCACGTGCACACATCACAGAACCAcgcaccactgtcacggcagtatttatttatttacgcacagtgttagaagatattattaaaaactattaatgactcagCTCCGTAACTCAGCTGTTAAATGGAATCTAAATGTAATTTGCTTtaagttgtttcatatatttttttaattaaaaggttcGTATAGATCAGATATGATGtgcgagcaaaactaagctgttggttttaatgtaaatgatgaattggatcaataatctgcttcagttcaacACCTCAGATCTGCGTCGCCACTTTCCCATCTGCAAAACGTTCGTACTCATGAGTCAGAGTTTGCGTAGAAATACGAacattttcccgtcaagtttgtttttataaatctcaACGTTTtcgtgagaagtggcgtacgcacgtttcaggccctgttgtgtgcgtacgcaacggttataaatgagacacCAGATTATTTATCTTTTCACTTTAATGAACATTCACGAGTTCGATCACAGGTTAAAATCCACATGTTTTATAGCTCTACTGCAGCCGACACGATTTCCAAGGTAACGTAAGTGTTACTCCAGGACGACCAGGATCAAACATGTTGGTTCACGTGTTCAGTCCGAGACACGGACcggaaataaagatggacgacatgatgcCTCCTCAAAGTGAAGCTGAATCCTCCTGATCACCACCAGGTGGCAGCGATCAGAGATACTTGGAGATATTCTCTGATCGTCAGTAGCTGAAGATCAACACCTGTGAACATGTTTGAATCAATAACTGCTTTTtccatatttgtgttttgtgatgtttgtattttggatgttggacagtcagtcagtcagttaaaCAGAACATGTGATGGAGGTAGGAGCTGAAGCCCCAGTGTGAGCGCCTCCTTGTGGCGAGCGTGGTAAGTGTCCGAAGCTGCAGCTCTTTCTCTCGTCGGGTCAGAAACGTGTGGACAGATGAGGAAGATGCAGATGTAACGACACCTCTgtcccagcagggggcagcagctctaagcttctctctgtttcagcATCAGGGCCAATCAGAGCTGATGAAATCATGGATAGATATTAATGTTCACAGCTGAATGGTCAGAGCTGTTTTGACCTGTCGCTCTCTCACTTAGTTATGAATTTAATTGGCAGCACGATAAATGttcttttaataatttaattaatttaaaaagacaAGAATCATAGATCGTGATTTTTATATTAGTGTGAACAAAGTATTGAACTTAAAGATagattaaataaagattgaaCAATATGATGGCTCCtaagtgtcttgatcgccccctggtgtctgccTGCAGTATATATCATAATCCTCATGATATAAAAATGATGTCGGCGCCATAttcaagatattttggcttagagtgggaggaagtttaTTTATAGTCGCTGGGTCTGAGGCTAAAGATTAACTGTCACCTGGAATCAAACTAACTCAGGTTCAGCTTCACATGGACCAACTCTGATTTAACTTGACTCTGTTCAGCGCAGCTTCCTGATGATCTTCAGAGAGAAGATGTCACATAACTAATAACATGGATCCTCACAGTGTTTATATGAGTCACATGTTGTTTCAGTGTTTGTCCTGCTGATGTTTCAGGAGCTGAGAAACGCTCACAGTGAAGAGATCATGGGAATTagacgagaggaggagatggagatgtCCGACGACGAGCTGGACGAGAATCCCTGTAAGAGGCTCCGCACTCAGGAGAACGGTACGAGCCACAGGCCGCGTGAAGCCCACGTTCAAACCCCATGTTCAAACCCCACGTTCAAACCCCACGTTCAAATCCGATGCTTTCCCCGTGTCGTCTCCTGCAGGAGTGTGGGATCAGGCTTCTCTGCGGGAGGAGAACGACTCCCTGCGCTGGCAGCTCGACTCCTACAGGAACGAGGTGGATCTCCtgaggaaggagcagacacacagTCCAGATGCTCagatccagcagctgcagcagaagatGCTCAACATGCAGCAGgtatgttcttcttcttctcctgctcctcctgctcctcctcctcctcctgctcctcctgctcctcctcctcctcctcctcctcacagtcaAAAGGACGAGTCAGCGTCCTCCCATGATCCTTCACTCCACTGATTTCATAAAGCTTTGTCAGAACAAGCAGCTCTTTTACCAGGAGTTCACTTCAACTTCCTGTAACTGTTGATCTCAAGTGACAGCACTGACAGAACTGAGGCAcgttacacacagacacacacacacacacacacagacacacacacaggccttgtCCTTGTGGtcgctgtgtgttgtgtacttGACTCGAGCACG from Pleuronectes platessa chromosome 14, fPlePla1.1, whole genome shotgun sequence carries:
- the enox1 gene encoding ecto-NOX disulfide-thiol exchanger 1, whose translation is VAADGVGSLAAEQNHLSVTDHGAWATAMNNLGIMPVGISGQSLVSDSLCLQRFDPGLGLIAPINPLMAGISLVPPPPVPPDTPVIKEIIHCKSCTLFPQNANLPPPSMRERPPGCRTVFVGGLPENSSEEMIREVFEPCGEITALRKSKKNFCHIRFNEEFMVDKAIYLSGYRMRIGSSTDKKDSGRIHVDFAQARDDLYEWECNQRLLAREDRHRWQVHEDRLRPPSPPPVVHYSEHEAAMLAERLKDDHNFGEATTVLFTWIDRGEVNRRTSNHFYSMVQSANGHVRRLMSEKAQHEEEMEVAKEVFKKALLSILTQFEKISAVFTATTRQKAWDHFSKAQRRNMDIWRKQCEELRNAHSEEIMGIRREEEMEMSDDELDENPCKRLRTQENGVWDQASLREENDSLRWQLDSYRNEVDLLRKEQTHSPDAQIQQLQQKMLNMQQQLLSLQEKLTSKEAELEQARDEHRYLEGEVLLLRDKLLNSPVEALEGANREPHEKGMNGCVPSLFHSRDRRSDVIMRGGVTSEKEALLLGIISTFLHVHPFGANLEYLVSYVQRLDSKVSAGELERLMVRLPAVFRQELSGVGATLEKRWKFCGFDSLGSV